The following are from one region of the Bactrocera oleae isolate idBacOlea1 chromosome 6, idBacOlea1, whole genome shotgun sequence genome:
- the LOC106619242 gene encoding uncharacterized protein isoform X1 gives MLSIRFKRKAVKYLFYYTACHLIMTRGSIFCLLLQILIVCSLYDGNKAADDDNSFTLFFGSESSVENVQKEVSGAKQTLTDAVQSSSNRMLEDYGSLVKSFERLEIALEKQNDNVLRILETFIEENLAIQSTALLQQLTADQNWLLEMMSTQQRSFISELQMSEGKLLDDIIQNETPNEV, from the exons ATGCTCTCTATACGTTTTAAGAGAAAAGCGGTAAAG TATTTATTTTACTACACTGCGTGCCATCTTATTATGACTAGAGGCTCAATTTTCTGTTTACTGTTACAAATCTTAATAGTGTGCTCTCTGTATGATGGAAACAAAGCGGCTGATGACGATAAT TCCTTCACACTGTTCTTTGGCAGCGAGTCATCTGTGGAGAATGTGCAGAAAGAAGTCAGCGGAGCTAAGCAAACCCTAACAGATGCCGTACAAAG TTCAAGCAATCGAATGCTCGAAGACTATGGCAGCTTGGTGAAAAGTTTTGAGAGACTAGAAATTGCGCTGGAAAAGCAAAATGACAATGTCTTAAGGATACTGGAAACATTTATTGAGGAAAATTTAGCGATACAGAGCACAGCGCTGTTGCAACAGCTGACAGCTGATCAAAATTGGCTGCTAGAGATGATGAGCACACAGCAGAGATCGTTTATCTCAGAGTTGCAAATGAGCGAAGGAAAATTGCTTGATGACATCATACAAAATGAAACACCCAATGAAGTGTAG
- the LOC106619242 gene encoding uncharacterized protein isoform X2 — translation MMETKRLMTIMQSFTLFFGSESSVENVQKEVSGAKQTLTDAVQSSSNRMLEDYGSLVKSFERLEIALEKQNDNVLRILETFIEENLAIQSTALLQQLTADQNWLLEMMSTQQRSFISELQMSEGKLLDDIIQNETPNEV, via the exons ATGATGGAAACAAAGCGGCTGATGACGATAATGCAA TCCTTCACACTGTTCTTTGGCAGCGAGTCATCTGTGGAGAATGTGCAGAAAGAAGTCAGCGGAGCTAAGCAAACCCTAACAGATGCCGTACAAAG TTCAAGCAATCGAATGCTCGAAGACTATGGCAGCTTGGTGAAAAGTTTTGAGAGACTAGAAATTGCGCTGGAAAAGCAAAATGACAATGTCTTAAGGATACTGGAAACATTTATTGAGGAAAATTTAGCGATACAGAGCACAGCGCTGTTGCAACAGCTGACAGCTGATCAAAATTGGCTGCTAGAGATGATGAGCACACAGCAGAGATCGTTTATCTCAGAGTTGCAAATGAGCGAAGGAAAATTGCTTGATGACATCATACAAAATGAAACACCCAATGAAGTGTAG
- the LOC118682365 gene encoding angiopoietin-related protein 7 isoform X2 — MAKQHIYCVYFSLLIFVWSHAARTVKGNNNVYTLVYGSEANLANLYKETKILREILTEHRQSLSNLQKNYASLQKRLDNLEITQKRQSNANIVQKLQKYIVSKLNEQSKELMQKQSNYKNTIQDIFETQMKTFKKELKNYKTKLLDQMQSELGKRKNYTQDSDEKHIDMKTHKTLIEFLTNLKNNSKEIKKLPPEAVTLFNDITNIIENPLSNEDDEDTWSWYAKYLPNAYDETVEVNAKPAVDVEIADSCHKAITSMQIEEATAGDIYALNMTKYNLTNMYGYCLPDPHGEEAWLVIERRISNASLFNRTWQEYKNGFGDLTDSFFIGLERLHKLLLGSNSQLWIQLGKESNESPHRIYTNFMISNETDQYRLTSLNLEDLRDDLVNAKGWSFQTFDVGNKCAEIMQSGWWYNETVEQNVCSNGNLNTKLENVSWNGHTDVVYMHMAIRHKDPPVKLHISFE, encoded by the exons ATGGCAAAGCAACACATTTATTGCGTGTATTTCTCGCTTTTAATATTCGTATGGAGCCATGCTGCCAGAACGGTGAAGGGAAATAACAac GTATACACGCTAGTTTATGGCAGTGAGGCAAacttagcaaatttatataaggAGACCAAAATTCTGCGAGAAATATTAACAGAACATCGTCAGAG TCTAAGTAACCTACAGAAGAACTATGCAAGTCTGCAGAAGCGTTTAGACAATTTGGAGATTACACAAAAACGCCAAAGTAATGCTAATATAGTGCAGAAGCTTCAAAAATACATCGTGTCGAAGCTCAACGAACAGAGTAAAGAGCTGATGCAAAAGCAAAGTAATTACAAAAACACAATTCAGGACATATTTGAAACACAAATGAAAACATTTAAGAAAGAGCTGAAGAATTACAAAACCAAATTGCTCGACCAAATGCAAAGTGAACTCGGtaaacgaaaaaattacacacaGGATAGCGATGAAAAGCATATCGATATGAAAACGCACAAAACACTTATCGAATTTTTGACAAATCTaaaaaacaatagcaaagaGATAAAAAAGTTGCCCCCAGAAGCCGTCACATTATTTAACGATATCACGAATATAATTGAGAATCCTTTGTCAAATGAAGACGATGAAGATACATGGTCTTGGTATGCGAAATATTTGCCAAATGCATACGACGAAACGGTCGAAGTGAATGCGAAGCCAgcagttgatgttgaaatcgcagACAGCTGCCACAAAGCGATCACATCAATGCAGATCGAGGAAGCAACCGCTGGCGACATCTATGCTTTGAATATGacgaaatataatttgaccaATATGTATGGTTATTGTTTACCTGATCCGCATGGTGAGGAGGCATGGCTGGTCATAGAGCGACGTATTAGCAATGCTAGTTTGTTTAACCGCACTTGGCAGGAGTACAAAAATGGTTTCGGTGATTTAACTGATAGTTTTTTTATTGGACTTGAGCGATTACATAAACTGCTACTGGGTTCGAATTCCCAATTATGGATACAATTGGGCAAAGAATCTAATGAAAGTCCTCATAGAATTTATACGAACTTTATGATATCCAATGAAACAGATCAATATAGATTAACATCGTTGAATCTCGAAGACCTTAGGGATGACCTGGTCAACGCAAAAGGTTGGAGTTTTCAAACATTTGATGTCGGAAATAAATGCGCAGAGATAATGCAAAGTGGCTGGTGGTATAATGAGACAGTAGAACAGAATGTTTGTAGCAATGG AAACTTGAATACAAAACTGGAAAATGTGTCCTGGAATGGCCATACAGATGTCGTTTATATGCATATGGCAATAAGGCATAAGGACCCTCCAGTAAAACTCCATATTTCATTCGAATGA
- the LOC118682365 gene encoding angiopoietin-related protein 7 isoform X1, with the protein MSFSAFVITMAKQHIYCVYFSLLIFVWSHAARTVKGNNNVYTLVYGSEANLANLYKETKILREILTEHRQSLSNLQKNYASLQKRLDNLEITQKRQSNANIVQKLQKYIVSKLNEQSKELMQKQSNYKNTIQDIFETQMKTFKKELKNYKTKLLDQMQSELGKRKNYTQDSDEKHIDMKTHKTLIEFLTNLKNNSKEIKKLPPEAVTLFNDITNIIENPLSNEDDEDTWSWYAKYLPNAYDETVEVNAKPAVDVEIADSCHKAITSMQIEEATAGDIYALNMTKYNLTNMYGYCLPDPHGEEAWLVIERRISNASLFNRTWQEYKNGFGDLTDSFFIGLERLHKLLLGSNSQLWIQLGKESNESPHRIYTNFMISNETDQYRLTSLNLEDLRDDLVNAKGWSFQTFDVGNKCAEIMQSGWWYNETVEQNVCSNGNLNTKLENVSWNGHTDVVYMHMAIRHKDPPVKLHISFE; encoded by the exons ATGAGTTTTTC CGCTTTCGTTATTACTATGGCAAAGCAACACATTTATTGCGTGTATTTCTCGCTTTTAATATTCGTATGGAGCCATGCTGCCAGAACGGTGAAGGGAAATAACAac GTATACACGCTAGTTTATGGCAGTGAGGCAAacttagcaaatttatataaggAGACCAAAATTCTGCGAGAAATATTAACAGAACATCGTCAGAG TCTAAGTAACCTACAGAAGAACTATGCAAGTCTGCAGAAGCGTTTAGACAATTTGGAGATTACACAAAAACGCCAAAGTAATGCTAATATAGTGCAGAAGCTTCAAAAATACATCGTGTCGAAGCTCAACGAACAGAGTAAAGAGCTGATGCAAAAGCAAAGTAATTACAAAAACACAATTCAGGACATATTTGAAACACAAATGAAAACATTTAAGAAAGAGCTGAAGAATTACAAAACCAAATTGCTCGACCAAATGCAAAGTGAACTCGGtaaacgaaaaaattacacacaGGATAGCGATGAAAAGCATATCGATATGAAAACGCACAAAACACTTATCGAATTTTTGACAAATCTaaaaaacaatagcaaagaGATAAAAAAGTTGCCCCCAGAAGCCGTCACATTATTTAACGATATCACGAATATAATTGAGAATCCTTTGTCAAATGAAGACGATGAAGATACATGGTCTTGGTATGCGAAATATTTGCCAAATGCATACGACGAAACGGTCGAAGTGAATGCGAAGCCAgcagttgatgttgaaatcgcagACAGCTGCCACAAAGCGATCACATCAATGCAGATCGAGGAAGCAACCGCTGGCGACATCTATGCTTTGAATATGacgaaatataatttgaccaATATGTATGGTTATTGTTTACCTGATCCGCATGGTGAGGAGGCATGGCTGGTCATAGAGCGACGTATTAGCAATGCTAGTTTGTTTAACCGCACTTGGCAGGAGTACAAAAATGGTTTCGGTGATTTAACTGATAGTTTTTTTATTGGACTTGAGCGATTACATAAACTGCTACTGGGTTCGAATTCCCAATTATGGATACAATTGGGCAAAGAATCTAATGAAAGTCCTCATAGAATTTATACGAACTTTATGATATCCAATGAAACAGATCAATATAGATTAACATCGTTGAATCTCGAAGACCTTAGGGATGACCTGGTCAACGCAAAAGGTTGGAGTTTTCAAACATTTGATGTCGGAAATAAATGCGCAGAGATAATGCAAAGTGGCTGGTGGTATAATGAGACAGTAGAACAGAATGTTTGTAGCAATGG AAACTTGAATACAAAACTGGAAAATGTGTCCTGGAATGGCCATACAGATGTCGTTTATATGCATATGGCAATAAGGCATAAGGACCCTCCAGTAAAACTCCATATTTCATTCGAATGA